The Chryseolinea soli genome contains a region encoding:
- a CDS encoding Mrp/NBP35 family ATP-binding protein — protein sequence MSFTQADILKALSTVEDPDFKKDLVTLGMIKDVTVSPESVSFTVVLTTPACPLKEKIRQDCEDAVDKVVGANVAINIKMTSSVTTLRDNAPLLPGVKNIIAIASGKGGVGKSTVTTNLAVALAQSGAKVGLIDADISGPSIPVMFNCEFEQPSVKQVNGKNIIIPIEQYGVKLISIGFLTPPDSAVVWRGPMASAALKQFFSDADWGELDYLLIDLPPGTSDIHLTLVQTVPVTGAVIVTTPQKVALADANKGMSMFRQQQINVPILGVIENMAYFTPEELPDNKYYIFGKGGGQNLAEKYNVPLLGQVPLVQSVRESGDSGLPAVLKEGVTADVFKDLAKTLARQIAIRNANFTQTQRVELKV from the coding sequence ATGAGTTTTACCCAAGCCGACATTCTCAAAGCCCTTTCGACAGTAGAAGACCCCGATTTCAAGAAAGACCTGGTGACCCTGGGCATGATCAAGGATGTAACCGTAAGCCCTGAAAGCGTGAGTTTTACGGTGGTTCTGACCACCCCCGCCTGCCCCCTCAAAGAGAAGATCCGCCAGGATTGCGAGGATGCCGTCGACAAGGTTGTAGGGGCCAATGTGGCCATCAACATCAAGATGACCAGCTCGGTAACTACCCTCCGCGACAATGCTCCCCTGCTGCCGGGCGTAAAAAATATCATTGCCATCGCCTCCGGCAAGGGCGGCGTGGGCAAATCGACCGTAACGACCAACCTGGCCGTGGCGCTGGCGCAATCCGGGGCCAAAGTGGGGCTGATCGACGCCGATATTTCGGGCCCTTCCATCCCGGTGATGTTCAATTGCGAGTTTGAGCAACCCTCTGTGAAACAGGTAAATGGGAAGAATATCATCATTCCCATCGAGCAATATGGCGTAAAACTGATCTCCATCGGCTTCCTCACCCCGCCCGACAGCGCGGTGGTGTGGCGGGGTCCCATGGCCAGCGCCGCCCTGAAGCAGTTCTTTAGCGACGCCGACTGGGGCGAACTGGACTACCTCCTCATCGACCTCCCTCCCGGCACCAGCGATATTCACCTCACCCTGGTGCAAACCGTGCCTGTGACGGGTGCCGTGATCGTGACCACACCCCAAAAAGTAGCCCTGGCCGACGCCAACAAAGGCATGTCGATGTTCCGCCAGCAACAGATCAATGTGCCCATTCTGGGTGTTATTGAGAATATGGCCTATTTCACTCCGGAAGAATTGCCGGATAACAAGTATTATATCTTTGGAAAAGGCGGCGGACAGAACCTCGCGGAGAAATACAACGTTCCTTTGCTAGGACAAGTGCCTTTGGTGCAGAGCGTTCGCGAAAGCGGCGACAGCGGACTCCCGGCCGTATTGAAGGAAGGCGTTACCGCCGATGTATTTAAAGACTTGGCCAAAACATTGGCACGTCAAATTGCCATAAGAAATGCTAACTTTACACAAACGCAACGCGTTGAACTGAAAGTCTGA
- a CDS encoding NifU family protein, translated as MSTIEELTLKIESSLDSIRPYLKADGGNVKVSHISDDHVVQLEFVGACGNCSMSTMTFKAGVEAAIKRDVPEIKAIEVINLTPVNH; from the coding sequence ATGAGCACGATAGAAGAACTTACCCTGAAAATTGAATCTTCACTCGATTCCATCCGTCCCTATCTCAAGGCCGACGGTGGCAACGTGAAGGTCAGTCACATTTCGGACGACCATGTGGTGCAACTGGAGTTCGTGGGTGCCTGCGGCAATTGCAGCATGTCTACCATGACCTTTAAGGCTGGTGTGGAAGCGGCCATCAAGCGCGACGTTCCCGAGATAAAAGCCATCGAGGTGATCAACCTCACCCCGGTAAACCATTAG
- a CDS encoding T9SS-dependent choice-of-anchor J family protein, which produces MRIDSSYFKIIFLQCLLVVVSWTAFSQERCGTVEYNNKLLSDKLKLENNPQFEKWLQQKISARARTQSAQRDQTITYTVPVVVHVIHNGEALGVGRNIPDAQILSQIDVLNKDYQRLNTDASQTPSEFQSVAASFNVQFVLAKQDPEGLATTGINRVQGSKTSWSINDNYDLKALSYWPAEDYLNIWVCDLTSLLGYAQFPVSNLDGLENSSTNRLTDGVVIAYDAFGSNDYGNFSLLANFAKGRSATHEIGHFFGLRHIWGDDGTDCSGTDYVDDTPNQSGSTSGCPTQPHVTCSVDAMFQNYMDYTNDVCMNLFTEGQVARMTTVIENSPRRLSLLTSHGLNDPAPVVNDLGIKTVLAPLSGECSTPVLPTIEIRNYGSNTISSARIQISENGSVVETKDFTFAPALGTLQSTTVSFSPLIFLVGSSLVTFNVLKTNGTTDGQSNNNNGQQVVEVPYSIALPFLEPFNTIPSTWKIENPDQKVTWALATTPVNGSNKAMEMDFFNYEDNLGEIDPLLTPTFSLIGAPAALLKFDVAYARFQSSSDGLKVVVLTNCSADITQGTVVYDKSGATLATTNSTGSAFVPTADQWRTEQIDLSSYVGQQNLQIAFVGVNDWGNNLYIDNVSLTTTPIYDATLQKVLSPYPVTCLQGTVPVLRVKNSGTLINSLKVTTTLNDHAYTQVITGLSIDGGTTKDITLNSLPLADGENAIHFELSEPNGQPDFNTADNAMDIKTVVNQSEDFIPLRQNFEGTFTPQWTIVNPTDGMIWRPIDLTGNKAVYFNAFDNTVADDQAWLVSPVLDFGDATEASVSFDVSYSANSTKNDVLRILASRDCGNTYQDTLFTANSASLASGRATTSSWKPSTTSDWTTKTTTLTSLAGQPEVRIAFVVTNGHGNNLYLDNIEFFVTETHIKATEPFTVYPNPAAGGNANITFNISQKGPVELEVVDTMGKILMTQTLSDVLNQTYPLSLSSVATGVYLVRVTSGSETHLKKLIVIN; this is translated from the coding sequence GTGCGGATTGACTCCTCTTACTTCAAAATTATATTCCTTCAATGCCTCCTCGTTGTGGTCTCCTGGACGGCATTTTCACAGGAACGCTGCGGCACCGTAGAATACAACAACAAGCTGCTGAGCGACAAGCTGAAGCTGGAAAACAATCCCCAGTTCGAAAAGTGGCTGCAACAAAAGATCAGCGCCAGAGCCCGTACCCAAAGCGCGCAACGAGACCAGACCATTACCTACACCGTGCCCGTGGTGGTGCACGTGATCCACAACGGTGAGGCCTTGGGCGTGGGCCGCAACATCCCCGACGCCCAGATACTTTCGCAGATCGACGTACTCAACAAAGACTATCAACGGCTCAACACCGATGCGTCCCAGACCCCGAGCGAATTTCAGTCCGTGGCCGCCAGCTTTAATGTGCAGTTCGTGTTGGCCAAGCAAGACCCGGAGGGGTTGGCCACCACCGGCATCAACCGCGTGCAAGGCTCCAAGACCTCGTGGAGCATCAACGACAACTATGACCTGAAAGCCCTGAGCTATTGGCCGGCCGAAGACTACCTCAACATTTGGGTATGCGACCTCACCTCCCTGCTGGGCTACGCGCAATTCCCCGTGTCGAACCTCGACGGTCTCGAAAACTCTTCCACCAACCGGCTGACCGACGGCGTAGTGATCGCCTACGATGCCTTTGGCTCCAATGATTATGGCAACTTCAGCTTGTTGGCCAACTTTGCCAAAGGACGCTCGGCCACGCACGAGATCGGCCACTTCTTTGGCCTGCGCCACATCTGGGGCGATGACGGCACCGACTGCAGTGGCACGGACTATGTAGACGATACACCGAATCAATCCGGCAGCACCAGCGGTTGCCCCACGCAGCCGCACGTAACGTGTAGCGTAGACGCCATGTTCCAAAACTATATGGACTACACCAACGACGTGTGCATGAACCTGTTCACCGAAGGCCAGGTAGCCCGCATGACGACCGTGATCGAAAACAGTCCCCGCCGCCTGAGCCTGCTCACATCGCATGGCCTGAACGACCCGGCGCCCGTAGTAAACGACCTGGGCATCAAGACGGTGCTGGCACCTTTGTCGGGAGAATGCAGCACGCCGGTGTTGCCCACCATCGAGATCCGTAACTATGGGTCCAACACCATTTCATCGGCCCGGATCCAGATCAGTGAGAACGGCAGTGTGGTGGAGACAAAAGATTTTACGTTTGCCCCGGCGCTGGGCACACTGCAAAGCACCACGGTGAGCTTCTCGCCGCTCATTTTCCTCGTAGGCTCCAGCCTGGTCACCTTCAATGTACTGAAAACCAACGGCACCACCGATGGCCAGTCCAACAACAACAATGGACAGCAAGTGGTGGAAGTGCCCTATAGCATTGCCTTGCCTTTCCTGGAACCCTTCAACACCATACCGAGCACCTGGAAGATCGAGAACCCCGATCAGAAAGTGACCTGGGCGCTGGCCACCACGCCCGTGAACGGCTCGAACAAAGCCATGGAGATGGACTTTTTCAATTATGAAGACAACCTGGGCGAGATCGATCCCCTGCTCACGCCCACGTTCAGCCTGATCGGCGCGCCAGCGGCCCTGCTCAAATTTGACGTCGCCTATGCACGGTTTCAATCCAGCAGCGATGGCCTCAAGGTTGTGGTGCTGACCAACTGCAGCGCCGACATCACACAAGGCACCGTCGTGTATGATAAATCAGGTGCTACACTAGCCACCACCAACAGCACGGGCAGCGCCTTTGTGCCCACCGCCGACCAATGGCGCACGGAACAGATTGACCTGAGCAGCTATGTTGGCCAGCAAAATCTGCAGATCGCTTTTGTGGGGGTGAACGATTGGGGCAACAACCTGTACATCGACAACGTGTCGCTCACCACCACGCCGATCTATGACGCCACATTGCAAAAAGTGCTTTCGCCTTATCCCGTCACCTGTCTGCAAGGAACGGTTCCGGTGCTGCGGGTGAAAAATTCGGGCACCCTGATCAATTCGCTGAAGGTGACCACCACCCTCAACGACCATGCCTACACGCAGGTGATCACCGGGCTGTCGATTGACGGCGGCACCACCAAAGACATTACCTTGAACTCGCTGCCGTTGGCCGACGGAGAAAACGCCATCCATTTCGAACTCTCCGAACCCAACGGGCAACCGGACTTCAACACAGCCGACAACGCGATGGATATAAAAACCGTCGTCAACCAATCAGAGGACTTCATTCCCCTGCGTCAAAACTTCGAGGGAACCTTCACGCCACAATGGACCATTGTGAACCCGACCGACGGAATGATCTGGCGCCCCATCGACCTGACCGGCAACAAGGCCGTTTACTTCAACGCCTTCGACAACACGGTGGCCGACGACCAGGCCTGGCTGGTGAGCCCGGTGCTCGACTTTGGCGACGCCACCGAAGCGAGCGTATCGTTTGACGTTTCCTATTCAGCGAACAGCACCAAGAACGACGTGCTTCGCATCCTGGCTTCCCGCGACTGCGGCAATACCTACCAGGACACACTCTTCACTGCCAACAGCGCGTCGCTGGCCAGTGGCCGCGCCACCACCTCCAGTTGGAAGCCCTCCACGACTTCAGACTGGACGACAAAAACCACTACGCTGACCAGCCTGGCCGGCCAGCCCGAAGTGCGCATCGCCTTTGTGGTGACCAATGGCCACGGCAACAACCTGTACCTGGACAACATCGAATTCTTTGTCACCGAAACGCACATCAAGGCCACGGAACCGTTCACGGTCTATCCTAATCCAGCGGCCGGGGGCAACGCCAACATCACCTTTAACATCTCGCAAAAAGGACCGGTCGAATTAGAGGTGGTGGATACGATGGGCAAGATCTTGATGACACAGACCCTGTCGGATGTGCTCAACCAAACCTATCCCCTTTCGCTTTCCTCCGTGGCCACGGGTGTTTACCTGGTGCGGGTGACGTCGGGATCGGAGACGCACTTGAAGAAGCTCATCGTCATCAATTAG
- a CDS encoding D-alanine--D-alanine ligase family protein: MPKKKKVAILYGGRSVEHAVSVNSARNIFEFLDKSKFEPLPIGISKSGQWFLTEGVSKDIQKGQTLGLSLNAGKPTFLLEKSGEKFSVDVLFPVLHGTDGEDGSIQGLIKAMDLPMVGTGVLGSSLSMNKIVAKRLMREAGLPVTDFVTFRYDEKDKISFTALSKKLGLPFMVKAASLGSSVGVAKVKSKKDFAAAVEEAFKYDDEMLAEQYITGREIECAVLGNSPPEASQPGEIVISKNYEFYTFDAKYVDPDAVRIDVPAKLPKAIAEKIRKASVKAYEALHCKDFSRIDLFLDKKGNIYINEINTIPGFTNSSMYPMMWKERGVSFAELITRLLTLAQERYDRGKRIERDFQSSLKF, translated from the coding sequence ATGCCAAAAAAGAAGAAAGTAGCCATCCTCTATGGCGGCCGCTCAGTGGAGCACGCCGTATCGGTCAATTCGGCCCGCAACATTTTTGAGTTCCTCGACAAATCCAAATTCGAACCCCTGCCCATCGGCATCAGCAAAAGCGGCCAGTGGTTTCTCACCGAAGGCGTTAGCAAAGACATTCAGAAAGGACAAACGCTTGGACTTTCACTGAATGCCGGCAAGCCCACCTTCCTGCTGGAGAAAAGCGGCGAAAAGTTTTCCGTCGACGTCCTCTTCCCTGTGCTGCACGGCACCGATGGTGAAGATGGCAGCATCCAGGGGTTGATCAAAGCGATGGACCTGCCCATGGTGGGCACCGGTGTGCTGGGCTCATCCCTATCCATGAACAAGATCGTGGCCAAGCGTCTCATGCGCGAAGCCGGTTTGCCGGTGACGGACTTTGTGACGTTCCGCTATGACGAAAAAGATAAGATCAGTTTCACCGCCCTCTCGAAAAAACTCGGACTGCCCTTCATGGTGAAGGCCGCCAGCCTCGGCTCGTCCGTGGGTGTGGCCAAGGTGAAATCGAAAAAGGATTTTGCCGCGGCTGTGGAAGAAGCCTTCAAATACGATGACGAGATGTTGGCCGAACAATACATTACGGGGCGCGAAATAGAATGCGCCGTGTTGGGCAACAGCCCGCCGGAAGCTTCGCAGCCCGGTGAAATTGTGATCAGCAAAAATTACGAATTCTACACCTTCGATGCCAAGTATGTGGACCCCGATGCCGTGCGCATCGACGTGCCCGCCAAGTTGCCCAAGGCCATTGCCGAAAAGATCCGGAAAGCGTCTGTGAAAGCCTACGAGGCCCTGCATTGCAAAGACTTTTCACGCATCGATCTTTTCCTGGATAAGAAAGGAAATATCTACATCAACGAGATCAACACCATCCCCGGCTTTACCAATTCCAGCATGTATCCCATGATGTGGAAAGAGCGCGGCGTGAGCTTTGCCGAACTGATCACGCGGCTGCTCACCCTGGCCCAGGAGCGTTACGACCGGGGCAAACGCATAGAGCGCGATTTTCAATCGTCCCTCAAATTCTGA
- a CDS encoding PASTA domain-containing protein codes for MRFDFLKFKRDTLGGMLLQLLLAFSSLVVVALLFFNVYLPETTLHDRSLTVPNVEGMAISQLDELLGKRALRYGVNDSTYSSAHPPLTVLRQYPPAGSKVKAGRMILISINRVDAPTVPVPNLVDASVVNADALLSGNELKRGRIEYVSGPFRVVKEVKYRGRTLAAGERVPKGSTVDLVVMDGEGELPEDSVGLENE; via the coding sequence ATGAGATTCGATTTCCTGAAATTCAAACGCGATACGTTGGGCGGCATGCTTCTTCAGCTGTTGCTGGCGTTCTCGTCGCTTGTGGTGGTCGCTCTCCTGTTTTTTAATGTGTATTTGCCGGAGACCACCCTGCATGACCGGAGCTTAACCGTGCCCAACGTGGAAGGCATGGCGATCAGCCAGTTGGATGAACTTCTGGGTAAACGCGCCCTCCGCTATGGCGTAAACGACTCCACATATTCGTCAGCGCATCCTCCTCTCACGGTACTGCGCCAATATCCGCCCGCCGGCTCCAAAGTGAAGGCCGGCCGGATGATCCTGATTTCTATAAATCGTGTCGACGCACCCACCGTTCCCGTGCCCAACCTGGTCGACGCATCGGTTGTGAACGCCGACGCGTTGCTGAGCGGCAATGAATTGAAGCGCGGACGGATCGAATATGTTTCGGGTCCGTTCCGTGTGGTGAAAGAAGTGAAATACAGAGGACGCACTTTGGCAGCAGGCGAACGCGTACCGAAGGGATCGACGGTTGATCTGGTGGTGATGGATGGTGAAGGCGAGTTGCCCGAAGATTCCGTGGGCCTGGAAAATGAATAA
- a CDS encoding PASTA domain-containing protein: MKFDILKFKRDTLGGMLIHLLLAFAALLLIAILYFYAYLPSSTNHGMSITVPDVEGMQISQLEDFLVKRNLRYEVNDSSYSSDYPPLTVLRQYPPAGAKVKEDRKILISVNRIDPPTVPVPDLVDGSVVNADAVLRSNELKRGRIELVAGPFNVVKEMKHRGHTVAAGERVPKGSTIDLVVMDGGNDPFEVPDMMGKDLEDAKFLILGTNLSLGSVFVVGDTTGGTGVVIKQKPDLNEKVKVGDVVDLWIGQPGTEIPDENGEN, encoded by the coding sequence ATGAAATTCGATATCCTGAAATTCAAACGCGATACGCTGGGCGGCATGCTCATTCACCTGCTGCTGGCCTTCGCGGCCCTGTTGCTGATCGCCATCTTGTATTTTTATGCCTACCTGCCCAGCAGCACCAATCACGGCATGAGCATCACCGTTCCCGATGTGGAGGGTATGCAGATCAGTCAGCTGGAAGATTTTCTGGTGAAGCGCAATCTCCGTTATGAAGTGAACGATTCGTCGTACTCGTCGGATTATCCGCCGCTGACGGTGTTGAGACAATATCCGCCGGCGGGCGCCAAGGTGAAGGAAGACCGGAAGATCCTTATTTCCGTGAACCGCATCGACCCCCCCACCGTTCCCGTTCCCGACCTTGTGGACGGCTCCGTCGTGAATGCTGACGCCGTGTTGCGCAGTAACGAACTGAAGCGGGGAAGGATCGAATTGGTGGCGGGTCCCTTCAACGTCGTAAAAGAAATGAAACACCGGGGCCACACCGTGGCGGCAGGCGAACGCGTGCCCAAGGGCTCAACGATCGATCTCGTCGTCATGGATGGCGGAAACGACCCCTTTGAGGTGCCCGACATGATGGGAAAAGACCTGGAGGATGCCAAATTCCTCATTTTAGGGACCAACCTAAGCCTGGGAAGTGTGTTTGTAGTAGGCGATACCACGGGGGGAACCGGCGTGGTCATCAAACAAAAACCTGACCTCAATGAAAAGGTAAAGGTAGGTGACGTCGTTGATCTGTGGATAGGCCAACCAGGGACCGAAATACCCGATGAAAACGGTGAGAATTGA
- a CDS encoding T9SS type A sorting domain-containing protein has protein sequence MKTVRIERQKITTNLPRGRWPLALKTILVFAALMVFFEPVVQAQWQTFPLPKAAKSSLKKRPNSAARPQAVEPLSLPFFDDFSFTTLDDPDDTLSNIAIDSLWQNVVNDSTYNKTVWINNGMGINPPSINVATFDGLDGNHVKYSEVVINNGLRDSLVSQLIKLGDPSVAVAERNTVYLSFFFQWAGNGEPPDATDYLQVEFKNSSGVWKPAMTIYPTPSMQATVFYDTLVKVDGDEFFHDDFQFRFRNYGRLSGPYDTWNVDYVYLNKGRNENDTSFPDRTIASQPTSLLGNYRAIPYDHFKLVNALQAPKFDVYNLLEYYPVDHAPGFTTVSFRTEKTFTNYVDGVASITTTPADTAAINWENNNDVIGPLERRNITIKYLPDGSDPAQFDPNADSARVRLNIRLLTGDTFNKNGDYADDYSANFIPIDFRLNDTLTVQYFMKDYYAYDDGVAEYAAGLTQAGNRAAFEYEMVTDDPDTLVGIDLYVPDYGLTSNLTVDFFVYKDADGLPGDILYTLPSVTIQRKGLNVFQRVRIVEPFLVNKNFHIGWKAPVGGTLKIGLDMSSSHGDKISVNTNGTWVPGDIDGSLMIRPVFGNGDVKVGIPEDLDAFSVYPNPNSGEFYIQGRYDKLTVLTITGQTVPHAAQPSGDRQKIVMNTAAGLYILKIQQGSTITTRKIIVR, from the coding sequence ATGAAAACGGTGAGAATTGAAAGACAAAAAATAACAACCAATCTCCCTCGCGGGCGATGGCCTTTAGCCTTAAAGACCATCCTGGTGTTTGCTGCCCTCATGGTGTTCTTTGAACCGGTGGTGCAAGCCCAGTGGCAAACCTTTCCCCTGCCGAAAGCAGCAAAATCATCCTTAAAAAAACGCCCCAATTCCGCGGCACGGCCGCAAGCTGTGGAGCCCTTGTCGCTCCCTTTCTTTGATGACTTCTCGTTTACGACGCTGGATGATCCGGACGACACCCTGTCCAACATTGCGATAGATTCGCTGTGGCAGAATGTGGTGAACGACAGTACCTACAATAAGACCGTGTGGATCAACAACGGAATGGGCATCAATCCACCGTCCATCAATGTGGCGACGTTCGACGGCCTGGACGGTAATCACGTGAAGTATTCCGAAGTGGTCATCAATAATGGTTTGCGCGACAGCCTCGTGTCGCAGCTCATCAAACTGGGCGACCCCAGCGTGGCGGTCGCGGAACGCAACACCGTTTATCTCAGTTTCTTTTTCCAGTGGGCGGGCAATGGGGAACCGCCGGATGCTACCGATTATCTGCAGGTGGAATTCAAAAACAGTTCGGGCGTTTGGAAGCCCGCCATGACCATCTACCCCACCCCCAGCATGCAGGCTACGGTCTTCTATGACACGCTGGTGAAAGTAGACGGCGACGAATTCTTTCACGACGATTTCCAGTTCCGCTTCCGGAACTATGGCCGCTTGTCGGGACCATACGACACCTGGAATGTCGACTACGTCTACCTCAACAAAGGGCGCAACGAGAACGACACTTCGTTTCCCGACCGGACCATCGCCAGCCAGCCCACGAGTCTTTTGGGCAACTACCGGGCTATACCTTACGATCACTTCAAGCTGGTCAATGCGCTGCAGGCGCCGAAATTTGACGTGTATAATTTATTGGAATATTATCCCGTTGATCACGCCCCCGGTTTCACTACCGTAAGTTTCCGAACCGAAAAAACATTCACGAACTATGTGGATGGCGTTGCCAGCATCACGACCACGCCGGCCGACACCGCCGCCATCAACTGGGAAAATAACAACGACGTAATCGGGCCGCTGGAAAGGAGAAACATAACCATAAAATATCTCCCCGACGGAAGCGACCCCGCCCAGTTCGATCCCAATGCAGACTCTGCGCGGGTCCGTCTCAACATACGGCTGCTGACCGGTGACACGTTCAATAAAAATGGCGACTATGCAGACGACTACTCCGCCAATTTTATTCCCATCGATTTCCGTTTGAATGATACGCTGACCGTGCAGTATTTCATGAAAGACTATTATGCGTACGACGACGGCGTTGCCGAATATGCCGCCGGCCTCACGCAAGCCGGCAACCGTGCCGCCTTTGAGTATGAAATGGTGACGGACGATCCGGATACACTCGTCGGCATAGACCTGTATGTACCCGACTACGGCTTGACCAGCAACCTCACCGTTGACTTCTTTGTCTACAAGGATGCCGATGGTTTGCCCGGCGATATTTTGTATACCCTCCCCAGCGTCACCATTCAACGTAAGGGACTGAATGTATTTCAACGCGTGCGGATTGTCGAGCCTTTCCTGGTAAACAAGAATTTCCACATCGGCTGGAAAGCGCCCGTGGGTGGAACGCTAAAAATTGGACTTGATATGAGCAGCAGTCACGGCGACAAGATCTCGGTGAACACCAACGGCACCTGGGTGCCTGGCGACATCGACGGTTCCCTGATGATCCGGCCCGTATTCGGCAACGGCGACGTTAAAGTCGGGATCCCGGAAGACCTGGATGCATTTAGTGTGTATCCCAATCCAAATAGTGGGGAGTTTTATATTCAGGGCCGGTATGATAAACTCACGGTACTGACGATCACTGGCCAGACCGTGCCCCACGCAGCCCAACCCAGCGGCGACCGGCAGAAGATCGTGATGAACACGGCGGCCGGGTTGTACATTCTGAAGATCCAGCAGGGCAGCACGATCACTACGCGCAAGATCATTGTGCGATAG
- a CDS encoding DUF1015 domain-containing protein: MAEILPIRPWRYNPEVTPPIDTLTSPLFDVVSEKQRKALYQNPLNSIHLSVPEPPNASDRAAALLKAWKTDHVLLQDKLPAIYVYYQYFKLAGSPKEYCRKGFIAHIRAYDWEDQVILRHENTIPKAVNDRIELLEKTELHVNPTHGLFTDPDFTLEKYMDEAIQFPLYETEDYQGVRDVMAVIHDGAVIRRFMEVMESKTIILADGHHRYEGSLIYKHKQMAANPHHRGNEGYNFHLMYFTNTEAGDLRILPTHRVITGLPGFDETEILRKLEKYFVIKPADDPCSLDELIMGKSHAFGLLFRDSAYKVRLRPEVLATMTWPFPDPIKTLDLTVMHYFIIEKVLGIPGKEQRASEYIDFDRSFPDCLKRVVKGEADMAIITNEVSIEEVKEVCHSGYTMPQKSTYFYPKVVGGFLFTSIHQGEFELPVYGPF; encoded by the coding sequence ATGGCCGAGATTTTACCCATTCGCCCCTGGCGCTATAACCCTGAAGTCACTCCCCCAATCGATACGCTGACCTCGCCGTTGTTTGATGTGGTGTCGGAAAAGCAGCGTAAAGCGCTCTACCAAAACCCGCTCAACAGCATCCACCTGTCGGTGCCCGAACCACCCAACGCGTCCGACCGTGCCGCAGCATTGCTCAAGGCCTGGAAGACCGACCATGTGCTGCTGCAAGACAAGCTCCCGGCGATCTATGTCTATTATCAATACTTCAAACTCGCCGGCTCTCCGAAAGAATATTGCCGCAAAGGTTTTATTGCACACATCCGCGCCTACGACTGGGAAGACCAGGTAATCCTGCGCCATGAGAACACGATCCCGAAGGCAGTGAACGACCGCATTGAGCTCTTGGAAAAAACAGAACTCCACGTCAATCCAACACACGGATTGTTTACCGATCCGGATTTTACGCTGGAGAAATACATGGACGAAGCCATCCAATTTCCGCTTTATGAAACGGAGGATTATCAAGGCGTGCGCGATGTGATGGCTGTGATCCACGACGGTGCCGTCATCCGCCGGTTCATGGAGGTGATGGAAAGCAAGACCATCATTTTGGCCGACGGCCATCATCGCTATGAGGGGTCGCTGATCTATAAACACAAGCAGATGGCTGCGAACCCGCATCACCGGGGCAACGAGGGCTACAACTTTCACCTCATGTACTTCACCAACACCGAGGCCGGCGATCTGCGGATCTTACCCACGCACCGGGTCATCACAGGCCTGCCGGGTTTCGACGAGACGGAAATCCTGCGAAAGCTGGAAAAATATTTTGTCATCAAGCCCGCCGACGACCCTTGTAGCCTCGACGAACTTATCATGGGAAAGTCACATGCCTTTGGATTGCTGTTCCGCGACAGCGCTTACAAAGTTCGGCTCCGCCCCGAGGTCCTGGCCACCATGACGTGGCCGTTCCCCGACCCCATCAAAACACTGGACCTCACCGTGATGCACTATTTCATCATCGAAAAGGTGCTGGGCATTCCCGGCAAAGAGCAGCGCGCGTCGGAATACATCGACTTTGACCGGAGTTTTCCGGATTGCCTCAAGCGTGTGGTAAAAGGTGAAGCGGACATGGCCATCATTACCAACGAAGTTTCCATTGAAGAGGTGAAGGAGGTCTGCCACAGTGGATACACCATGCCGCAGAAGTCCACTTACTTTTATCCCAAAGTGGTAGGTGGTTTTTTGTTTACTTCCATCCACCAAGGGGAATTTGAGCTGCCGGTTTATGGGCCGTTCTGA
- a CDS encoding Maf family nucleotide pyrophosphatase gives MNPFTRKLVLASSSPRRQYLMKESGFTFTTEKPGVDETFPDTLPVEQVARYLAEKKAEFFRLNMKDEIILAADTVVILDNTIINKPEDRAEAIRMLTALSGRTHRVMTGVCIISKEKEESFDETTEVTFQTLTPHEIEYYVDHHKPYDKAGAYGAQDWIGMVAIQKIVGSYFNVMGLPIHKVYQYLRHW, from the coding sequence ATGAACCCTTTCACCCGCAAACTCGTGCTGGCGTCAAGCTCGCCCCGGCGACAATACCTGATGAAAGAATCCGGCTTCACATTCACCACCGAGAAGCCCGGCGTGGACGAAACCTTCCCCGACACCTTACCCGTGGAGCAAGTGGCCCGCTACCTGGCCGAGAAGAAGGCCGAATTCTTCCGTCTGAACATGAAAGACGAGATCATCCTGGCAGCCGACACGGTGGTGATCCTCGACAACACCATCATCAACAAACCCGAAGACCGCGCCGAGGCCATTCGCATGCTCACCGCCCTGTCGGGAAGAACCCATCGCGTGATGACGGGGGTTTGCATTATTTCGAAAGAAAAAGAAGAGAGCTTTGACGAAACCACCGAGGTAACCTTCCAAACCCTCACGCCACACGAGATCGAATATTATGTAGACCACCACAAACCCTACGATAAAGCCGGCGCCTATGGTGCCCAGGATTGGATTGGGATGGTGGCCATTCAGAAAATTGTAGGTTCCTATTTCAATGTGATGGGGTTGCCGATCCATAAAGTATATCAATACCTCCGTCACTGGTAA